In Setaria viridis chromosome 5, Setaria_viridis_v4.0, whole genome shotgun sequence, the genomic stretch ctgtggaggagtgggcgagaggaatcgacagGAGCTACTGGGAGGTGGTAGAATTTTGCGCGGCGGTGATACTGGtcagaggagagcgggcggcggtaaaaagaagagcagtgaaacggtggcgcgggaacagtaaacattcaagggtttcaccgcgcgcatggctgccaccgtggtctacctctaggcttgcgtggtgaggaggtggcctagctagtcatgctggcggacgaccgacgacggcggcggcgacacgtctgggtgctctgtcaccgctcttctggcgcccgtgatcttcagaagcGACTGACGGTTGATCCTTAATCCGATGGCCTCCCGTGCTTTAACAGAACTTGAAGATAAACTCAAGACcgccatcttttattttggcgtcGGCTTGAGATAAACATCGAATCACTGGAATTTTTGAAATGTTGCTCGAAGGGTTCTGAAATTgattgaatttcaaatttgaatttcaaatttcggtcaaaatttggccgaatttggaatttttgacaatttcctttctttttctcttggATTTCTTTCTGAATTTTCATGGTCACTGTATTACTTCAAATGTcactgggatacatgaaatacgtcatgtatagaagcaagttgatcaggcaatgacagcttatatgccacgggaccttttcgttccaagatttcatagggaccaatatatctcGGGGCTAATTTACCCTTTACTCCAAAGCGCTGTACGCTTTTTATTGGGGATACctttaagtatacaaaatctccggcagAAAATTCCAAAAACCGTCTTCTTCtgtctgaataactcttttgccggGATTGAGCTATTTCTAAGTGCTTGCGAATTTTCTGGACCTTCTcctcgatttccataaccaagtccgatcccaggtgtgtcctttctcctactcctgaccaatttagaggagttcggcatcttcgaccatacaaggcttcgaaaggtgccatcttaatgctagcttgatagctattattataggagaactcggctaggggtaaacattcatcccatagcttagagaaggtaagaaCACATGatcttaacatgtcttctaaaatttgattgaccctctctgtctgtcctccagtttgaggatgataagcagaacttctaaTAAGGGTAGTACCCATATCCTTTTGCAGTTgttcccagaatctggaaacaaactgggaacctcgatcggagattatggtttttggcactccgtgcaaagatacaatccgggctatatagagtttggcatatgtcgacacgTGGTAAATTGTTTTGACTGGAATAAAATGAGCCGActtagtaaggcggtcgacaataacccaaatggagtcatacccctttgaagtggtaggtaatcctactatgaaatccatagaaatatcttcctaTTTCCAAACAGGaatttctgaaggttgtaaCAAACCTGCCGACTTCTGTAATATGGGTTTAACTCTttgacaagtgtcacattctgacacatatcttgcaatttccggtttcattttggcccaccaaaatctttgccttaaatcttggtacattttattggttccgggatgaatggagaacttggatgaatgtgcttcttctaggATTAATCTTCTCAGGTTCTCATTTTCCGGAACTACTATCCTgttcttgaaatatagtcctccgtcttcttcttgattaagtTCAGGAATCTTTCCTTCGGCTTTTTGTTGATAAAGTGTTTTAATCCAtgggtcttctttttgggccgttatgattctttcttttaaggtatctTGAACCATAACATTCTGGAGGGtaccttgttttactatttccaaacttaattctCTCATTTCTTCGCACAGGGTCTTCAGGttagactggacggtagtgcaatggcattgggcctttctgctcaaggcgtcggccaccacattagctttaccaggatggtcatgaatctctagtttatagtctttaatcagttctagccaccgcctttgcctcatgtttaagtccatctgagtgaagatatactttaagctcttgtggtcagtaaagatacgacattcactacctaaaagatagtgtcgccatatctttagtgcatgcactacggcagcaagctctaagtcatgagtagggtaatgctcttcatgacgcttcaactgacgagaagcataagcaataaccctgccttcttgcattagaacacacccgatgcctgttcctgaggcatcgcagtatacatcaaagggtttttctatgtcaggttgagctagtactggggctgtagtcaataatttcttcaagatttggaatgattcttcacactcagatttccattcaaatttcgtgtccttctttaataactcgGTGATTGGCTTAGAAACCTTagagaaattgggaatgaatctacggtaatagccagccattcccaagaaactttttacttcatgaacagaagttggtgatttccaatccagtatgtccttgacttttccgggatctacttcgaTTCCTTTTGCGGATagtatgtgcccaaggaatggaactttctttaaccaaaattcacacttactaaatttggcatataactggtgttcccggagtctatttagaacaatgcgcaagtgttgcgcatgttcctcttcgtttctagaaaagacaaggatatcgtctataaagacaaccacaaatttatccagttccggcatgaatactgaattcatgaggtacataaaatgcgctggggcatttgtcagcccgaaagacataaccaaatactcatatagtccatatcgggttgaaaaggctgtttttggtatgtcttcgggttttatcttaatctggtggtatcctgaccgaaggtcgatttttgaaaagaccttagctccggacaactggtcgaacaacaagtcatTCCGTGAcagcggatacttgtttttaatggttaccgcattcaagggacggtaatccacacatagccttaatgtaccatccttctttttaacaaacagggctgggcagccccatggtgaagtactgggtcggacgaaacccttatccaacaattcttggagttgtgtttttaattctgctagttctttaggtggcattcgatacggtcttctagagataggagcggtgccgggTTCTAATTCAATAGTGACTTCTACCGCTCtgtcaggcggtagcccaggcaaatcttctggaaatacatctaaGAACTCATTAAcgacaggaatagattctagagtcactgctctagtcctTTTGACTATTTGGTCCAAACAAGGCCGAACGGGTAATTGGAGTTCGAAagagtggccttggtcatctttcaggcTAATGCTTCGTGTAACCACATTAATTTGAACTTCATgtgctttcatccaatttactcccaaaataatatatattccttgatcttccagaattaaagggtAAGCTCCCACTTCATTcccttctaggtttaaaatcacattgcgagctacttgattggtATTCTGTGTGgcaccagtagcttgaatagcatatttgacatctAAGGTATGAAATTCTAGTTGATGTTGTATAACAAACTctttacttataaaagtatgcgatgcaccggaatcaaacaaaaccatagcaggataattgttaacaaggtacatacctgctaggattggctctccttctggaatttcttctacagtcatatagtgagcttggcccgtcttggtgttgacaaacttgcgacggacaaacttttgtccagtgccttggcccgaggtctgagcctttaagttcgcgtttcccctaattttgggaaaacgacagtctcgggcgaaatgtcctggcttcccacagttgaaacaaacctgtggggttcccgaaggagtagggttacgaaacccgaaAGGTGGTGCAGTTCCAGGACGAGGGACAGCACTGGGAGCGCTGGCATTCCAGGACTGGAAAGGCCTTTGCTGGAATGAaggacgatacatgggtcggggaggacctctATATACCATCCTCATCCTTTGAGGGgcatttccaaaatttccagaAGGAACAGCCTTCCTTTTTAATGCTTCCTCttttttcaaagtttcatcCAATGCTTTCATTTTTTCTTCTACGGTAATGGCTGTGCTTACCGTGGAACTGAAATCAGCGAACGTGCAGATGGAtaacttttcctgcattctCGTATTAAGTCCTCGGAGATAACAATCCCTCTTTCTGGTTTCAGTGTTGACATGCTCTGGAGCATATTGGGCTAGATGATCGAACTCACTGGTATATGCCAGAATACTGCGagttccttgttgcagtccTAAGAATTGTTCCAGCTTCATTCTCATGACACCCTCTGGTATAAACTGCGTCcgaaaggcttccttaaaatcttCCCATGTGACTTCCCTCCCCACTGGCTGCCTAGCCAGATGACTagtccaccaagttgctgcaGGACCTTGAAGTTGAAGTCCCGCAAATTCGGCCTTCTGAACGACAGtacattgggggattactcgaaaTTTTTGCTCCATGGCCTGAAGCCACTCGTTAGCCTCCAAGGGATGCTCAGCTTTTAAGAAGACTGGGGGAcgtgtttccagaaattgggtgtaggacaccCCCTGCTCCGGATCCCTCCTACGTCCACCGTTGCCGGTGTTCTGCACTATCACTGAAGTAATCGGGCTTGCTCTGCCCCGGAATTCATCAAACTGGCTATCGCGTCAGCCAATGTAGGTGCTCTGGGTAAATCCTCTTTCTGTCCTCCGGAACCTGAAGCTCGGGGTtctctgggatccgtcatgctgccaagagtaacaagaCATTAATATCTACGGTGCATTTTTATCAACCACTCTCTGCATACTAACATATCACATATCACAGCATGCtcacacacaaaccatacttatgtacatacttatttatattacatgcctaggagttaatatttacaaaaccccCTTAGTACCACTTGTCCATCACCcatatcttacaagaatatattacaacACTTTCAAACCAAGTCCATTTCAACCGTCATAAGGGAAAATGCCCAGTTCTTCGGCATTTAATCCCAGTCGTGCCATGGCTTCTTGTAGGACGTCTTGGTCCACAGTCATCAGAATTTGCCCTGGGTGAGCAACAGGTGGAGCTTGATTGACAGAGTTTTCACTCCCGGACTCCGGTCCGTAGTCACTCCAAGTGCGGGAAGTGTCAGAGGTGTTAATTCCagaatttccttccatttcttctggctcctcttcttcttcgctttcctgttcttcttctccccactgctgcatgggaccatagccctgaggatctagtccatcggcattggcattggcccacGCAAACTGTTGGTTGCCCGCAGGGACTTCGCCCTGGTCATCTTCTATGTCCACATCAAAGCCTTCCAGATTCTCGTGAGCATATAAATCTATCTCAGGATCTGCCGGTGGCACTGGATTTTCCTCCATTTCTATCACAGGCACTAGTTGatccgcttcctccgggttCTGTGGTTGAGGCTCCTCaggtgggggaggtggtggaacattgACAATATTTTGCGCAGGTGCTTGAGCCTGCATTTCTTCCAGGGCTAGACGAAGTGATAGAATCTCGTCTAGCTGCTGAAATCTTTCCGCCTCCAGCCTGTGGACATTGGATTCAGCCTCTTCTCTTGCTCTATCCGCCATGCTTCGACTTGCTTCgatgaacccttgcattgcccgaagtttctcttcataatcttcaatccGCCTGGACTGCTCTCGCATTGCCTTTTCCATCTCATGCTCCCTCGCCATTGCCGCCTTCTTGTACATTTCCTTGTCATACCGAGCACCCATCGCTTCCATTCTAGTATCTTCGTTCTTCTgcctctgattataatattcccgatacaagcttgatgtaagttgtacatagcggtcatgtaatcagaagcagcagccaccaacacatcgtgctccacacgagatgtgttcttcaaggctttaatcctccgcttccataccccgtcatcttgatgcttgattggatagaatcgagcagagctcgaccctatttCCACCTTATGATTCTCACACAGCTCAGTAAGAGCTTTCATGGCTGCCCTTTCTATAGTATCGTTGAATTCGAAACCCGATTCCATTACTTCCTCCAAACGCCAATTGGGTCGGTTATCATCATCTGGGATATGCACATACACCGTGCAATACTGCTTATggccggtatcttcctttctccAATAGTACTCTGGGGGATTATGAAAACCCATCTCTTGTAGTGTCTTCCAGAGTAACTGCACGAACCCCGGTTTGTCCAGATAACGACCACGGGTCCACCCATCCCTATCCGTGTAACCTTcttcaaacatcctataaaagaaacgaggtcaggtctagcggcactcaccaaacccaaaaagtttttaaaacatgcaatgcaattatgatgcaacgattcctacgtactttcagactcatgtacccactcgtagaaaaattggtggcatcgtaatctctccctaaataataaactaccgaatactagcgacacgcagcaaacagttagcatctgcaaaacaatcaacccattaatactactgccacctatgactcttgtttttattatttttaaaatagagtctcagtgtTTTAAAaaggtaatatttgttgattatcccaacttATGGCTtcgataccagctgtggcggaaccacccaacttaagctggtttaaatgcgcctaatcgctgtcggaacagcaattatccgagacgcacctaaaacagcaaaagcccggtagtccgtcgagtgtccctgggACTCCTCGAAGAATCCACGGCGTGTCACatcaccatacatcaggataatatccgcgaggggataatatcaacaaacattacatttttacatacataattaagaggtacgagttattacaagacataagttgagacaaacttagtgatgcagaattagacaagctctaagattagacataaacagttcaggagaagatgcgtcgataaacggttttctagagtattgtgagactcaggtcaatactctaggtcttcggggtctcctcctcggtagcttcctgtggagcttctgaaagataaccacaaggggaaaaccctgagtacggggtactcagcaagtcttacccgactaaccaatataatagtttttctttggaatgcaagtcagcctttgggtgtgcttggttgacacaatttttgccgaaaaagcttactacgagtgaggccttagttttatcttttattatagttaagtcattacctaaccattttagatgataacagaagtaaaacaatcatagctgttaaatcatacagtacttggcaacaggagattttatatcgcatgagtttatactacgatgcttaacagcgatcaagtgcattcataaccgagaattgcggcgatccggatcaatttacatcctgcaggagagtaccctgatcaccagcattatacgattgtccaggtcgtactaacaacctctcgattagcaaagtcaatgattaggaatacaactacccggacccagggatgcacccccacatgggaccccacgtctggcctgatctccatgtgagtttcaggctacacccctgccaatctccagcacgtcaaatgcgggtacgaagcattcctgatcatagaatttactaatctactgggctttactggtcccatacccagtaagtgatcagatgtttatcacttgatcaatggttaagacacggatcggtccttaaccagattaatctagcagacagaattacatctctagcttctgtctggttccATATTCCAAACTAttcttcataagcaacatgtatgacttaagtgtttgccttaaggttggtaaaccaagcatgtaagcaagtaagcagttctagacttgggtagtttctaggatttgaacaagtggcaaagatgtccttaaatcaaggcaggatcatacacaagaataggtttcattcaactcctagacttagtgcatgcgatcaacaaataacctataactagtcacatgaaataacgatcccaaaatagataggtataaatgcaccggggcttgccttgatcgttaaaaagattagtagaagccgacggatttgcttcacagggaacaaactcaaacacctcgtcggactccaagggtccttctgaaaattcccagtaatcttcttccggtgcttctggatctacgtcatatatatacatgcaggggttagaatgtaAACTTTTTGAACAATatactatacaactttccttcatgataaagttgcaagccaacaaggactatacgacttatcatgaatAAGTTGCAAGCCAAACACATagaatctaaaaagattaacctatacttttatttttcttaattaacccttcctatagcttctcttttaatttttagaaaaagtggtaaatattttctaacttgaaaatctaatctcCTATggtttaagaattatttgtgattgataaagcattattcatattttatacattttataaatagtaagtatttatttaatcaccttaaaaggaaggcattaaataaatacttaaatttttattattttcctagggtgtaaaaattttaatgcataaaggaaaataaaacaagcctaacaaaattggtttcactaattttggacactcctacaaatttctgtgattaaaatggtgtaaaacgaatttaaacggattaaattactaaaggaaatctaatttttcccgaaaatcacccgAGAAACCTTTCTTACTCACCCgcgctctaccctctctcacgaaccactggaccccacggcgcggaccccaccttcctattcatttctacccgccggttctcctcctccccctgacGGGCCCCCACGGGCcgctttccttttctttctcctttggcAGCCCAACGCCGGCCCAcggcccttttttttttcttcctttactTCGCGACGCCGGCCTGCGTCGCTCGCGCGCGCGACTCCCTGGGCCTCCGCGATGTCGGCCCAAGAACCACACCGGCCTTTTTCTCTTTCGGCCGAATCGCACGCGCGCTGCTCTTGGGCCCCCAACGCGTTGCGGCCCAACAACCGACCGCACCGCCTcggcctgctcctgctccccctcttctctctgacgcgcgggcccgagcgcccagcgcttcttctacctcccgccaaaaagcgtccgcgacagggggcggcgcggctcgccggccggcgccctcccggcggcggaacTAGGTCGCGACACCAACCCTAAACCTACAcgaccccgtgcgcggcaacagctccccaggagatggccggagccatctcctccacggcgacaggcggcgactccctcggccggccgtggctccTGGCGACAACAACTTAACCGACTCAAACGACTGCTTCTACTCCATCCTCAGATCCTAAGGACTTGACTACGACtgctcaagaaggaagaaaggcagcgcaaggtggttctcaccgtgagcgggcggcgcgacggcggcggacagaagcgacGGTGAGCACAGCTATCccggcaaggatgtgggacaacgactggctcggggtgtagctggggtatctgtggaggagtaggcgagaggaatcgacgggagctacTGGGAGGTGGTAGTATTTTGCGCGGCGGTGATACTGGtcagaggagagcgggcggcggtaaaaagaagagcagtgaaacggtggcgcgggaacagtaaacattcaagggtttcaccgcgcgcatgtctgccaccgtggtctacctctaggcttgcgtggtgaggaggtggcctagctagtcatgctggcggacgaccgacgacggcggcggcgacacgtctgggtgctctgtcaccgctcttctggcgcccgtgatcttcagaagcGACTGACGGTTGATCCTTAATTCGATGGCCTCCCGTGCTTTAACAGAACTTGAAGATAAACTCAAGACcgccatcttttattttggcgtcGGCTTGAGATAAACACCGAATCACTGGAATTTTTGAAATGTTGCTCGAAGGGTTCTGAAATTgactgaatttcaaatttgaatttcaaatttcggtcaaaatttggccgaatttggaatttttgacaatttcctttcttttttctcttggaTTTCTTTCTGAATTTTCATGGTCACTGTATTACTtcaaatggcacttattacagcTAATGACTAAAGATTAGTTGGTGTTAGCTAAGTTTTAGCCCACCATAACCCCTATTTGGATCATCAAGAGCTAATTTTTAGCtaattaaagtttagcccctgcaTCAAACATGCCCTAGGCTGCGTACCTATTCTAGCTTGCATCATATGTGTGCTAGTCTTTGCAATGCCTTACATTGTTGTCTGCATGGtaacctccccccccccccccccccccccctcctcctgcACAGTGGGTGCTAATTCATCTGTCCAACGGCGCTTTTTGGTCAACACGGCTTCACATAGCGAGGCTGCCTTACATGCGCTTTCTTGCAATATTCCACTATTCTGGGTCAAAGCGGCATGCAGGTTCAAAAGCACCTCAGCTGGCCGGACATGGTGGCTGCGCTCCTCGAGTCTCACTCCTGTTGGAGGGTTCTCGACTTACACTCCTGTTCTCTGTGTAAAAACTCTGGGCTAAAGATAATGCATTGGATGTTTTAACTTTGGACTAGGACTAAAGATAGCCTCGAAGTTTTGATTTCAACCTTATTCGTGTTGGTGCGAGTCGTCCTGTTTTAACTGAGTCCCATACTTCcaagctatttttttttctttctagtaTAAATATAGTCGGTAGGGGCaaccctcctgtttcataaaaaaaaaaaagcttccaATCTTAAATATGCATATGATGCAACGTGTGGTCAATTCCTGTGACCATCCATCGACATGGAAGTTTTCAGGTTTGCCACATGACCGTTGTATCAGCCAATCACAATAAAGTTAAGGTGTGCCCCATGATAAACGCTCATCATGAAAGAACGAGATTATCCTACATTTGCCCATGATAAATAGGACACCAAAATGTAAAACGTTTTAATTTTGTCCTAAATCATTTCCTTTAAAAAAAGTTAACCAAGAAAAAATTGTTGAGGTGTGCGTATTTGGTGGATTCAGTGAAATTATTTTGATGTTTGTAGGTGTTGGcatgtttttttaataaattttgtcAAAAGTGAGAGGCCTTTGATTTAAGACAAACTAAATTGTCTTACATTCTGAAACTTGGGGAGCATGTCTGAGAGACCTGTCTAGACTCTGGATTCTGGAATAACGATCTGATTTTAGACAGCGGAGGCAGGTTGATCATGTGATTTCACTGATTTGTTCGATTCTTTGGCctctgcaccaaaaaaaaaaaaagtaagttCACTGATCACTGACGCAGTACACGGGTTTTCAGCTAAAGACAAAGACCAATTCCACTTTCATTAGAATCATCGGGGAAAAACACTCTCATTAGGAAAAGCAAAATGTCAAGAAAATTTATTTCCGCGCCGTTGCTACTGCAATTTGCTAATTGCTTGTGCAAGCGAAGCGATTAGCTTCAGTCATAGCTCGTGGACATGGCTGGTTGCTCCACCGGCTCGCCTCTCCATCTCGAGGAACTCGCGGAGCGACGGCGCCCCGCTTCCGTTCTCCAGGTGGCTCCGGAGGCAGAGCGAGAGCAGCAGCGCCCTGAGCCTGCCGCTGCTCCTGCCCGCCCTCGCGCTCGGGCGGCGCCGGCTCTCCATGGCGTCCACGAGGCCGATCAGGCTCGCCAGCGtcatgccgccaccgccgtggcGCGGCAAGGACCAGGCCGACTGCGCTCGACAGGCAGTTGAATCAATGTAAGATCTCGTTACCAGCTGAGATGTTCCAAAGGTCTGCAATGCGTGCAATGCAAAAATTACCTCTGTGTCGAAATCAGTCGAAGGCAAGGATGAAGTGGGGTGTGAGGAGGTGAAGGTCGTGTCGAAGGAGGCCGAGCCTGACAGATCGACGCCTCTGAGCACTCCAGCTCGTACATTCAGAGCGCCCAATCCGAGAGGCCAGCCGTCCTGCCATGTCTCCCAATTAGCCGTAAACTTGCGTGAACAATTTGAGGCTAAAAGGATACATGTGTTACCATAAAACCGATAGAATTTGGGATCGCAAGAAGCTTAGACAACCGCACCTCATGCGCCATGACTGACTCTGTTCCGACTCGCAGAACCACAGGATAGAGCAGAGCAGGTGCGTAGGAGTAGCTGAACAGGACTGGATATGTCCGGAGGTTCCATTTTATGGAGAAGAGAAAGGGTTGTCACGTGAGAAAGCTATGATCTCACAGCCAATACTATCCCTTTTGCATCTGTTCGAGGCTTAAAAGGTGCAGGGAGATATAGAAATGCCACTGCTACATGGACGCGACCACATGAGACGGTCCTACACTCCTATGCTTTCACCCACTGCAGATCAGTGCTGGCGACTCGGCGCTGTTACTGTGAGCCACTGAGCTTCGTGCAGTTCGCATCGGCAGCATCGTGTGGACGAAGCGAAACTGGAGAGGTCCCGTGGTTAAGATAATCCGGGAAATCCTAGAAAGACGGTAGGAACCATTGACGGCGTAAATCGGACAAATGGGCGCCCGAGATCGAGACGGGAGACCACGGAAAGGGGGAAAAGGCTGGCGAGGCCGTTTGTGCAGCTGCATCGCATCCTGCGCTTGACTGCTTGCGCGCAGTCAGGTCTGCAGGTTTTCCTTCTCGAGCTCTTCGTTCGCTTCGTCGCCGAACcggaggaaaaaagaaaagagaagaacaCGTCCTGCTGGAACGATGGCCCATCACTGCTCAACCAGGCCGAGGCATTTCGTGGGCCGCGACCACTATATGCGATTCCGGTCGCCAATCTTCACTTCGGCATCc encodes the following:
- the LOC117858767 gene encoding uncharacterized protein, encoding MAHEDGWPLGLGALNVRAGVLRGVDLSGSASFDTTFTSSHPTSSLPSTDFDTESAWSLPRHGGGGMTLASLIGLVDAMESRRRPSARAGRSSGRLRALLLSLCLRSHLENGSGAPSLREFLEMERRAGGATSHVHEL